One region of Manis pentadactyla isolate mManPen7 chromosome 9, mManPen7.hap1, whole genome shotgun sequence genomic DNA includes:
- the ATP5F1B gene encoding ATP synthase subunit beta, mitochondrial has protein sequence MLCLVGRVIASSTSGVLRGLSLSAPLPQAQLLLRAAPTAFQPARDYAAQTSPSPKAGAATGRIVAVIGAVVDVQFDEGLPPILNALEVQGRETRLVLEVAQHLGESTVRTIAMDGTEGLVRGQKVLDSGAPIKIPVGPETLGRIMNVIGEPIDERGPIKTKQFAAIHAEAPEFMEMSVEQEILVTGIKVVDLLAPYAKGGKIGLFGGAGVGKTVLIMELINNVAKAHGGYSVFAGVGERTREGNDLYHEMIESGVINLKDATSKVALVYGQMNEPPGARARVALTGLTVAEYFRDQEGQDVLLFIDNIFRFTQAGSEVSALLGRIPSAVGYQPTLATDMGTMQERITTTKKGSITSVQAIYVPADDLTDPAPATTFAHLDATTVLSRAIAELGIYPAVDPLDSTSRIMDPNIVGSEHYDVARGVQKILQDYKSLQDIIAILGMDELSEEDKLTVSRARKIQRFLSQPFQVAEVFTGHLGKLVPLKETIRGFQQILTGEYDHLPEQAFYMVGPIEEAVAKADKLAEEHS, from the exons ATGTTGTGTCTTGTGGGTCGTGTGATCGCTTCCTCGACCTCCGGGGTCCTGCGGGGACTAAGCCTTTCAGCGCCGCTACCCCAAGCTCAGCTCCTGCTGCGGGCCGCCCCGACGGCGTTCCAGCCTG ccAGAGATTATGCTGCACAAACATCTCCTTCGCCGAAGGCAGGCGCTGCCACCGGGCGCATCGTGGCGGTCATTGGTGCAGTGGTGGATGTCCAGTTTGATGAAGGACTCCCACCCATCCTAAATGCCTTAGAAGTGCAAGGCAGGGAGACCAGGCTAGTTTTGGAGGTGGCCCAGCATTTGG GCGAGAGCACAGTAAGGACCATCGCCATGGATGGTACGGAAGGCTTGGTTAGAGGCCAAAAAGTCCTGGATTCTGGTGCACCAATCAAAATTCCTGTTGGTCCTGAGACCTTAGGCAGAATCATGAATGTCATTGGAGAACCTATTGATGAGAGAGGTCCCATTAAAACCAAGCA ATTTGCTGCTATTCATGCTGAGGCTCCTGAGTTCATGGAGATGAGTGTTGAGCAGGAAATTCTGGTGACTGGTATCAAGGTTGTGGATCTGCTGGCTCCCTATGCTAAAGGTGGCAAAATTG GGCTATTTGGTGGTGCTGGAGTTGGCAAGACAGTACTGATCATGGAGTTAATCAACAATGTCGCCAAAGCCCATGGCGGTTACTCTGTGTTTGCTGGTGTTGGTGAGAGGACCCGTGAGGGCAATGACTTGTACCATGAAATGATTGAGTCTGGTGTTATCAACTTAAAAGATGCTACCTCCAAG GTAGCACTGGTTTATGGTCAAATGAATGAACCCCCTGGTGCTCGTGCTCGGGTAGCTCTAACTGGACTGACTGTGGCTGAATACTTTAGAGACCAAGAAGGTCAAGATGTGCTGCTGTTCATTGACAACATCTTTCGCTTCACCCAGGCTGGCTCAGAG gtgtCTGCTTTATTGGGCAGAATCCCTTCTGCTGTGGGCTATCAGCCTACCCTGGCCACTGACATGGGTACCATGCAGGAAAGAATTACCACCACCAAGAAGGGATCTATCACCTCTGTACAG GCCATCTATGTGCCTGCCGATGACTTGACTGACCCCGCCCCTGCCACCACCTTTGCCCATTTGGATGCCACCACTGTACTGTCCCGGGCTATTGCTGAGCTGGGCATTTACCCGGCTGTGGATCCTTTAGACTCCACCTCTCGCATCATGGATCCCAACATTGTTGGCAGTGAGCATTATGATGTTGCCCGTGGGGTGCAAAAGATCCTACAG GACTATAAATCCCTCCAGGACATCATTGCCATCTTGGGTATGGATGAACTTTCTGAGGAAGACAAGTTGACTGTGTCTCGAGCACGGAAAATACAGCGTTTCTTATCTCAGCCATTCCAGGTTGCTGAGGTCTTCACAGGTCACCTGGGAAAGCTGGTACCGCTGAAGGAGACCATCAGAGGATTCCAGCAGATTTTGACAG gTGAATACGACCATCTCCCAGAACAGGCCTTCTATATGGTGGGACCCATTGAAGAAGCTGTGGCAAAAGCTGATAAGCTGGCTGAAGAGCATTCGTGA